In Kordiimonas pumila, a single genomic region encodes these proteins:
- a CDS encoding TonB-dependent receptor yields the protein MSLNIIAKYSLLGAVSLTALTGAATAQGQSSDKSEMLFEEIIVTAGRREQSLQDVPASVVAINPDDFKVKGIKQIGEILDYTPGVVFQTGGAPGLGNISARGVPQSSATPVFGIYLDDIPLSSNTNFAGGGNIIFDGLLMDIERVEVIKGPQGTLYGATSVGGMMRYISRDPALQEFRGSVGADIATTKGGEMSKIFNGRVSVPVVEDKLGVTFSGFYQDTGGYVDQVDGTGALVQEDYNGSEVTGYMADALFTPTDELRIRLKYLKQEMDFSADATTTLVPQGDEALFGGYSNINPPGPKFLDFRIMSGSIEYDLGWGTVTSTTSHSKYSYGGYSDFTADYAIYADLFDGRAPGTTTQVDFDQTLGSKKFVQEVRLTSERMGAFEWIAGLYYASEDTINNQSLQATPAFDLLTIAFPSDYTEKAAFGDVTYYVNDNFDITAGARISKNKIILSYIASGVFLPPGDLVNTPVKDTVDTYLLAARYRVHDDMSFYARVASGYRPAQSNIPVLDTNGVNVAPAFVASDHAWSYELGVKGNFADNMFAYDVALWKIDWANFQASVFLNGISTGGNAEDGLSAYGLDGSFIVRPVDALTLTASIAYSHSTLKSDEPTIGGVEGEFLPNLPKWTASLQWDYRVDVVDSWTANFGGGFRYAGKSISAYSQAPGSAATQLDSRLITDLNVTLSSENLSFTVYARNLFDEYKLTNRQDPILGADPVTGDPIVSSSGVYERPRTIGVNMKIDF from the coding sequence ATGTCACTGAACATTATAGCTAAATATTCACTGCTAGGGGCTGTATCACTGACAGCACTTACCGGCGCTGCTACAGCGCAGGGCCAGAGCAGCGATAAAAGCGAAATGCTATTCGAAGAAATTATCGTAACAGCTGGCCGCCGGGAACAATCGCTTCAAGACGTTCCAGCCTCTGTTGTCGCTATCAATCCAGATGACTTTAAAGTTAAAGGCATCAAACAGATTGGTGAAATTCTGGATTATACACCCGGTGTTGTTTTTCAGACTGGTGGTGCACCAGGTCTTGGTAACATATCTGCACGCGGTGTACCGCAGTCATCTGCCACACCGGTGTTTGGGATTTATCTTGATGATATTCCACTTTCATCAAACACAAACTTCGCGGGCGGCGGCAACATAATATTTGATGGCCTTCTGATGGACATCGAGCGCGTTGAGGTTATTAAAGGCCCACAAGGTACACTGTACGGTGCTACATCTGTAGGCGGTATGATGCGCTATATTTCTCGCGACCCTGCCTTGCAGGAGTTCCGTGGTTCTGTGGGTGCTGATATTGCCACCACTAAAGGCGGCGAAATGAGCAAGATTTTCAACGGCCGTGTAAGTGTGCCTGTTGTTGAAGACAAACTCGGCGTTACCTTCTCTGGTTTTTACCAAGATACTGGCGGTTATGTTGATCAGGTTGACGGCACTGGCGCGCTTGTTCAGGAAGACTATAACGGCAGTGAAGTAACGGGTTATATGGCTGATGCGCTGTTCACGCCAACTGATGAACTTCGTATCCGTCTTAAGTATTTGAAGCAGGAAATGGATTTTTCTGCTGATGCTACGACTACGCTCGTACCACAGGGTGATGAAGCCCTGTTTGGTGGGTATAGCAACATTAACCCTCCTGGACCGAAATTCCTTGATTTCCGCATTATGTCAGGTTCGATCGAGTATGATCTTGGTTGGGGTACGGTGACGTCAACAACAAGCCATAGCAAATATTCTTATGGCGGCTATTCAGACTTTACGGCTGATTATGCCATTTATGCCGATCTGTTTGATGGTCGTGCACCGGGTACAACAACGCAGGTTGATTTTGACCAGACGTTGGGCTCTAAAAAGTTTGTACAGGAAGTACGCTTAACATCAGAGCGTATGGGTGCTTTTGAATGGATCGCCGGCCTGTATTATGCATCAGAAGATACAATCAATAACCAGTCGCTGCAAGCAACCCCCGCGTTTGACCTGCTGACAATTGCTTTCCCGTCTGATTATACGGAAAAAGCAGCCTTTGGTGATGTGACTTACTATGTGAATGATAATTTTGACATCACAGCCGGTGCGCGTATCAGTAAAAACAAGATTATTCTGTCTTACATTGCATCAGGTGTGTTCCTGCCACCGGGAGATCTGGTTAACACACCTGTAAAAGATACAGTTGATACATATCTTCTTGCTGCACGGTACCGTGTGCATGACGACATGTCTTTCTATGCCCGTGTTGCAAGTGGCTACCGTCCAGCACAAAGTAACATTCCAGTTCTGGATACAAACGGTGTGAACGTGGCACCTGCTTTTGTAGCGTCTGACCATGCGTGGAGCTACGAACTGGGTGTGAAGGGTAACTTCGCTGACAATATGTTCGCATATGACGTTGCTCTCTGGAAAATTGACTGGGCTAATTTCCAAGCGTCTGTATTCCTGAACGGTATCAGTACTGGTGGTAACGCAGAAGACGGCCTTTCAGCCTATGGTCTTGACGGCTCGTTCATTGTGCGTCCAGTAGATGCGCTTACTCTAACAGCATCTATTGCATATTCGCACAGTACGCTGAAATCTGATGAGCCAACAATTGGCGGTGTTGAGGGTGAGTTCCTGCCAAATCTGCCCAAATGGACTGCGTCATTGCAGTGGGATTACAGGGTTGATGTGGTTGATAGCTGGACAGCTAACTTTGGTGGTGGCTTCCGCTATGCAGGCAAATCCATATCTGCTTATAGTCAGGCACCAGGTTCTGCGGCAACGCAGCTTGATAGCCGTCTGATTACAGACCTTAACGTCACGCTTTCCAGTGAAAACCTGTCCTTTACAGTTTACGCACGTAACCTGTTTGACGAGTACAAACTGACAAATCGCCAAGACCCAATTCTGGGTGCGGATCCTGTAACGGGTGACCCAATTGTTTCTTCTTCTGGCGTTTATGAGCGCCCACGCACAATCGGCGTGAACATGAAGATCGATTTCTAA
- a CDS encoding amidohydrolase family protein → MKIFFQYISVVAFVVGGALAPVSAAETKYDIAIIGGRVIDPETGLDAIQNVGIKGGEIVTVTTDTLSAGKVIDAKGLVVAPGFIDLHAHGQTIPAARMQALDGVTTGLELEAGAMPISGFYDDIAKEGRPINYGASVNWASARIAALLDVEPDNSIEWFFSNFSNTEWQTKIATPAQLEKIDALVQEGIDEGGLGVGFLLGYAPGTGRKEYYQVSEIAAKAGVPTFTHARFLSVLEPESSFEGMGEIIQAAAGTGVHAHIVHMNSISLRDIGMIGEMVAEAQEQGLKVTTEAYPYGAGSTAIGAAMFRGPNWRERIGGMTAHNFDVGGHRTTEEEFEYLQREKPGTDSVIHFLDTEKPEDQAFLDQSILFPGGVIASDGGTWLIDGKMISSDTWPVPKEAWSHPRSAGTYSRFLRQYVREMKAVSLVEAMRRVSYGPAHILEDAVPQMKKKGRIQVGADADIVIFDLATVSDKATYETPAQPSVGFKYVIVGGVPVVSGGVLDTNVLPGKPVRNQPK, encoded by the coding sequence ATGAAGATTTTTTTCCAGTATATTAGTGTTGTGGCCTTTGTTGTTGGCGGTGCTTTGGCACCCGTATCGGCGGCGGAGACAAAGTATGACATAGCGATCATTGGTGGCCGGGTGATTGACCCCGAGACAGGCCTTGATGCTATTCAGAATGTCGGCATTAAAGGCGGCGAGATTGTTACTGTAACAACAGATACACTTTCAGCGGGTAAAGTGATTGATGCCAAGGGCCTTGTTGTGGCTCCCGGCTTTATTGACCTGCATGCCCACGGTCAAACAATTCCAGCAGCCCGCATGCAGGCGCTTGACGGTGTAACAACAGGGCTTGAGCTTGAAGCAGGCGCGATGCCGATCAGTGGTTTTTACGATGATATTGCGAAGGAAGGCCGCCCGATTAACTACGGCGCGTCTGTAAACTGGGCTTCTGCGCGCATTGCCGCGCTTTTGGATGTTGAGCCAGATAACAGCATTGAATGGTTCTTTAGCAATTTCAGCAACACGGAATGGCAAACAAAGATTGCAACGCCAGCCCAACTTGAAAAAATTGATGCGCTTGTTCAGGAAGGTATCGATGAAGGCGGTTTGGGTGTTGGTTTCCTGCTTGGCTATGCTCCCGGCACGGGCCGCAAGGAATACTATCAAGTATCTGAAATTGCCGCTAAAGCAGGGGTGCCAACATTTACCCATGCACGCTTCCTTTCCGTGCTAGAGCCTGAAAGCTCGTTTGAAGGTATGGGCGAAATTATTCAGGCGGCGGCGGGTACGGGTGTGCATGCACATATTGTACACATGAATTCTATTAGCCTGCGCGATATTGGCATGATCGGCGAAATGGTTGCTGAAGCACAGGAGCAAGGCCTGAAGGTTACGACAGAGGCTTACCCATACGGTGCTGGTTCAACCGCGATTGGTGCGGCGATGTTCCGCGGCCCGAACTGGCGCGAGCGCATAGGCGGCATGACAGCCCATAACTTTGATGTCGGCGGCCACCGCACTACAGAAGAAGAATTTGAATATCTGCAACGCGAAAAGCCAGGCACTGATTCTGTGATCCATTTCCTTGATACAGAGAAGCCGGAAGATCAGGCCTTTCTTGACCAGTCTATCCTGTTTCCGGGCGGCGTGATTGCCTCTGACGGTGGTACATGGCTGATCGACGGTAAAATGATTTCGTCTGATACATGGCCGGTGCCAAAGGAAGCATGGAGCCACCCACGCAGCGCCGGTACCTATTCACGGTTCCTGCGTCAATATGTACGTGAAATGAAAGCCGTTTCCCTTGTGGAGGCAATGCGCCGCGTTAGTTACGGCCCTGCCCATATTCTGGAAGATGCTGTACCGCAAATGAAGAAAAAAGGCCGCATACAGGTGGGTGCTGACGCAGACATCGTGATCTTTGACCTTGCAACTGTATCAGACAAAGCAACGTACGAAACACCAGCCCAGCCTTCCGTTGGCTTTAAGTATGTGATTGTGGGCGGCGTGCCAGTGGTTTCTGGCGGCGTGCTAGATACGAATGTTTTGCCGGGCAAGCCCGTTCGAAACCAGCCTAAATAG
- a CDS encoding YkvI family membrane protein, giving the protein MSFFSKYILPGFIFQSVVIGGGYATGRELVEFFFSAGPVGGVLGLLMAGLVFGVVLAAGFEFARVTGAYDYRHFCRELLGRGWVLFEVAYFILMLLILSVIGSAAGALLSDMFGVTPLVGTLFLMGFIGVLTFTGSSIIAQVLSWWSVLLYAVYITMFVLAYKNFGADIAHTFETAPNTNGWISGGVLYAGYNLATLPAVLFAIKALNTRRETVGAGLIAGAIAVVPAILFFTAMMGRFPEIGSEPVPSTYLMAQIHSGWLAVVFQVVIFGTFVETGTALLHSVNERLEGSFEDKGKTLPRMARPLVAIGFLAIAIFAAETFGIVNLIAQGYGLLTLVFIAILVVPILTIGVYKSVKKGAV; this is encoded by the coding sequence ATGAGTTTTTTTAGTAAATATATACTGCCCGGCTTTATCTTTCAGTCAGTTGTTATTGGCGGTGGCTATGCAACGGGCCGGGAGCTGGTCGAGTTTTTCTTTTCGGCTGGGCCGGTGGGCGGTGTTCTTGGTCTTCTTATGGCGGGCCTTGTGTTCGGCGTTGTTCTGGCGGCGGGGTTTGAGTTTGCCCGGGTGACCGGTGCTTATGATTACCGGCACTTTTGCCGCGAGCTTTTGGGCCGTGGCTGGGTACTGTTCGAAGTTGCTTACTTTATCCTGATGCTGCTTATCCTGTCGGTGATCGGGTCGGCGGCAGGGGCGCTTCTAAGCGATATGTTCGGGGTAACACCACTTGTTGGCACCCTGTTCCTGATGGGCTTTATCGGGGTACTAACCTTTACCGGCTCATCTATCATTGCACAGGTTTTGTCGTGGTGGTCGGTGCTGCTCTATGCGGTTTATATTACCATGTTTGTGCTCGCTTATAAAAACTTTGGTGCTGATATTGCCCATACGTTTGAAACAGCCCCCAACACTAATGGCTGGATAAGCGGCGGTGTGCTCTATGCAGGCTATAACCTTGCGACACTGCCTGCGGTTCTGTTTGCTATTAAGGCGCTTAATACCCGCCGTGAAACAGTGGGTGCGGGGCTTATTGCCGGTGCCATTGCTGTTGTCCCTGCTATTTTGTTTTTCACAGCCATGATGGGCCGTTTCCCTGAGATTGGGTCAGAGCCAGTGCCCAGCACCTACCTGATGGCGCAAATCCATTCTGGCTGGCTTGCTGTGGTGTTTCAGGTTGTGATTTTTGGTACCTTTGTTGAAACCGGTACCGCACTTTTGCACTCGGTTAATGAACGCCTTGAAGGCAGCTTTGAAGACAAGGGTAAAACCCTGCCGCGCATGGCGCGCCCGCTTGTGGCTATTGGCTTTTTGGCGATTGCGATATTTGCGGCAGAAACCTTTGGCATTGTGAACCTGATAGCCCAAGGATACGGCCTCTTAACCCTTGTGTTCATTGCTATCCTTGTGGTGCCAATACTCACTATCGGTGTTTATAAATCTGTTAAAAAAGGGGCAGTGTAA